A stretch of bacterium DNA encodes these proteins:
- the surE gene encoding 5'/3'-nucleotidase SurE, translated as MRIFLTNDDGASSEGLKVLWRHLQKLGEVSVFVPDTEKSGSSHSITFFNPIEVRRTKIDGEIDAYLVNGTPADCVKIGVKSILKDKPDILISGINPGANTGMYIRYSGTVSAAAEGIILGIPSVAVSVETSKVFHFDEAAEITLKILKEMEATGFPDNTILNINIPSCELNMIKGIKTTHQDVSKLDTVYEERQNPSGNSYFWMRSNHRTTDGEKGSDVDALKDKFVSITPLHLNLTNHNCLSRLKKDNKFENIRIK; from the coding sequence ATGCGTATATTTTTAACTAATGATGATGGAGCATCTTCGGAAGGTTTAAAGGTATTATGGAGACACCTTCAAAAACTGGGTGAAGTTTCTGTCTTTGTTCCTGATACTGAAAAAAGCGGTTCTTCGCACTCTATCACTTTTTTTAACCCTATTGAAGTAAGGCGTACCAAAATCGATGGTGAAATAGATGCCTACCTTGTGAACGGAACACCAGCAGATTGTGTAAAAATTGGTGTGAAATCAATATTGAAAGATAAACCTGATATTTTAATATCTGGAATAAACCCCGGTGCAAATACAGGTATGTATATTAGGTATTCAGGGACCGTATCTGCGGCTGCTGAAGGTATTATTCTTGGGATACCATCGGTGGCAGTATCTGTAGAAACTTCTAAAGTGTTTCACTTTGATGAAGCAGCTGAAATAACTTTAAAAATACTGAAAGAAATGGAAGCAACAGGATTTCCTGACAACACAATACTAAACATAAATATTCCAAGTTGCGAACTAAATATGATTAAAGGCATAAAAACAACCCACCAGGATGTTTCAAAACTAGATACGGTTTATGAAGAACGACAAAATCCAAGTGGTAACTCCTATTTCTGGATGAGAAGCAATCATAGAACAACAGATGGTGAAAAAGGAAGTGACGTAGACGCTCTCAAGGATAAATTTGTTTCCATTACTCCTCTCCACCTCAATTTAACAAACCACAATTGTTTATCCCGCCTTAAAAAAGATAATAAATTTGAAAATATCAGAATTAAATAA
- the rnpA gene encoding ribonuclease P protein component translates to MIKKKEEVLRKGRILNNRLFKIYYLQDESYKVGFIAKRSTTNPVKRNYIKRRIREFWRSKIQKGNYIFIIKSPIVNTSNTQLIEELEKAVDRII, encoded by the coding sequence TTGATTAAAAAGAAAGAAGAGGTTCTTCGTAAAGGTAGAATCTTAAACAATAGGTTGTTTAAGATTTATTATTTGCAGGATGAGAGTTATAAGGTTGGTTTTATTGCTAAACGTTCAACTACCAATCCTGTAAAAAGGAATTATATAAAAAGAAGAATTAGAGAGTTTTGGAGAAGTAAGATTCAAAAAGGGAATTATATTTTTATCATTAAATCTCCGATTGTAAACACTAGCAACACTCAATTAATAGAAGAACTTGAAAAAGCAGTAGATAGGATAATATGA
- the yidD gene encoding membrane protein insertion efficiency factor YidD — translation MKKGFLFAIKVYQMFISPLLGNRCRFYPSCSVFMAESVEKYGLRGFFIGIRRLIRCHPFNKGGFDPLEKWIK, via the coding sequence ATGAAAAAAGGTTTTCTGTTTGCTATAAAGGTATACCAGATGTTTATATCTCCCCTTTTGGGAAACAGGTGCAGGTTCTACCCTAGTTGTTCAGTTTTTATGGCTGAATCTGTTGAAAAATATGGTTTAAGAGGTTTTTTTATAGGAATAAGAAGGTTGATTAGATGTCATCCTTTCAACAAAGGAGGGTTTGACCCTTTAGAAAAATGGATAAAATAA
- a CDS encoding putative dsRNA-binding protein, whose amino-acid sequence MQNYEKLESLTGYVFKNKNLLIQSLTHSSYDRELCYERLEFLGDIILDAIVGVYLFKIYPEVGESFLTDLKAAYVNSKYLHQVGLSLNLENFIKYVNYEVPKLDDFVEAFIGALYLDGGWAKTEIFIKEHILNKKMKPISNHKNILLMVAKKCFESVPQYTLVKETGPSHNKRYKFKVKVCGKRYVGYGSDKNKKGAEMMAAEQLICKLQKYFPQVKKLIENKHL is encoded by the coding sequence ATGCAGAACTACGAAAAATTAGAATCTTTAACCGGTTATGTTTTTAAAAATAAGAACCTACTTATACAATCTTTGACACATTCTTCTTACGATAGGGAGTTATGTTATGAGAGGTTAGAATTTTTGGGAGATATTATTCTTGATGCTATAGTTGGTGTATATCTTTTCAAAATTTACCCAGAGGTTGGAGAATCTTTTCTTACCGACCTTAAAGCAGCATACGTTAATAGCAAATACCTACATCAGGTAGGTCTCTCTTTAAATTTAGAAAACTTTATTAAATATGTAAATTATGAAGTTCCTAAGTTAGACGATTTTGTTGAAGCATTTATTGGTGCATTATACCTTGATGGTGGTTGGGCGAAAACAGAAATTTTTATAAAAGAACATATTCTTAATAAAAAGATGAAGCCTATAAGCAACCATAAAAACATTCTTCTTATGGTGGCAAAAAAGTGTTTTGAATCAGTACCACAATATACTCTGGTAAAAGAGACCGGACCTTCTCATAATAAGAGATATAAATTTAAGGTTAAAGTTTGTGGTAAAAGGTATGTGGGGTATGGTTCAGATAAAAATAAGAAGGGTGCAGAAATGATGGCAGCTGAGCAATTGATTTGTAAACTGCAAAAATATTTTCCTCAAGTAAAAAAACTTATTGAAAATAAACACCTATAA
- a CDS encoding thiamine pyrophosphate-dependent enzyme: MNIEKAESIKLLTQMMQIRQFEDKIMELLAKNIAEGGSHLYAGMEAVGAGAISTLNPDDYITSTHRGHGHAIAKDGDLNALMAEILGKKTGVCKGKGGSLHLADVSKGNLGANGIVAGSLGIATGAGLSIKMRKSGQVVICFFGDGATNNGIFFECLNMASLWKLPVVYLCENNLYGMSVSVERACAVQDLTKKALAFDMKYDCVDGQDVIAVKDCVKKWVDFAREGNGPSFIVANTYRYYGHSRSDPRAYRTREEEKFWRERDPIKIFSNRMIEQGVLSKEEVVTIEEEVTKSIEEAVDFAINSPFPEPEELYTDLYA, from the coding sequence GTGAACATTGAAAAGGCAGAATCTATTAAGTTGTTAACCCAGATGATGCAGATAAGACAGTTTGAAGATAAGATAATGGAACTTCTTGCAAAAAATATAGCAGAAGGAGGTTCCCATCTTTACGCTGGAATGGAAGCAGTGGGGGCTGGGGCTATATCCACTTTGAATCCTGACGATTATATTACAAGCACCCACAGAGGGCACGGGCATGCTATAGCCAAAGATGGAGACCTAAATGCATTGATGGCTGAAATCTTGGGTAAGAAAACCGGTGTTTGTAAAGGGAAAGGTGGTTCTCTACATCTTGCAGATGTTTCTAAAGGAAACCTTGGGGCTAACGGTATTGTTGCTGGTAGCCTTGGTATAGCAACAGGAGCTGGGCTTTCTATAAAAATGAGAAAATCAGGGCAGGTTGTTATATGTTTCTTTGGAGATGGAGCTACAAACAACGGAATATTTTTTGAGTGTTTAAATATGGCTTCATTATGGAAACTTCCAGTAGTATATCTATGCGAAAACAATCTTTACGGTATGAGTGTTTCAGTAGAGAGAGCTTGTGCAGTACAGGATTTAACAAAAAAAGCACTTGCTTTTGATATGAAATATGATTGTGTTGATGGGCAGGATGTTATTGCTGTTAAAGATTGTGTAAAAAAATGGGTGGATTTTGCAAGAGAAGGTAATGGTCCAAGTTTTATTGTAGCCAATACATACAGATATTACGGGCATAGTAGAAGTGATCCTCGTGCTTATAGAACAAGAGAGGAAGAAAAGTTTTGGAGAGAAAGAGACCCTATAAAAATATTTTCTAATAGAATGATAGAGCAGGGGGTTTTGAGTAAAGAAGAGGTTGTAACGATAGAAGAGGAAGTAACAAAAAGCATAGAGGAAGCGGTAGATTTTGCTATCAATAGTCCGTTTCCAGAACCAGAGGAATTATATACAGACCTTTATGCCTGA
- the yidC gene encoding membrane protein insertase YidC, whose translation MDKIKEEVRLVIAFVLAMVIIMVFGRMQSKGRQNIPQQPKNIEHSTPVTPETTESPTLPDLTKTQTEPSLPQSEEVSFDFNDYTLTVSSDGNYLTNIGINKYQRKNEQLFYVFENSQFLNDSILKYEGINNDSLFTKTSDSLILTKSLNDIFITKEISVPSDSHIFKTGILLENRGPKKVFTYMLQAGIIPTKPTAVKGEREFSPPEILVKTGDKIEKINPARLKENVFYENTEWLALKQRYPLLMLKMEKETKSFIIKEGDYIKFGFLFEDLEIDSLNNKRVDFTFYAGPSDYFVASKEIEDKLLFGGGFFVVMGRILFTLLSYIHKVIPNWGWAIVFLTLLIKIVFFPLTKSSLKSMKALQKLRPYMTEVQKKYKDNPQQMQKEMMNLYKDYKINPLGGCIPMLLQFPIFIGFFLALRSSIFFRGASFGLWIKDLSVPDSLFQVSGFTVNVLPLIMAATSLWQQKLTPQDPSQKTLTFMMPIMFLFLFYNFSSGLLLYWITMNVASLVEQYFIHKK comes from the coding sequence ATGGATAAAATAAAAGAAGAAGTCCGATTAGTTATAGCTTTTGTGCTTGCAATGGTTATTATTATGGTTTTTGGAAGGATGCAATCTAAAGGAAGGCAAAACATCCCTCAACAACCAAAAAATATTGAACATTCTACACCTGTTACGCCTGAAACAACCGAGTCCCCTACTCTACCCGATTTAACAAAAACTCAGACTGAACCTTCTTTGCCTCAAAGTGAAGAAGTAAGTTTTGATTTTAACGATTATACCCTTACAGTAAGTTCGGATGGCAACTATTTAACCAATATCGGTATAAATAAATATCAAAGAAAGAATGAACAGTTATTCTATGTTTTTGAAAATTCCCAATTTTTAAATGATTCCATATTAAAATATGAAGGTATCAATAATGATTCTCTTTTTACAAAAACAAGCGATTCATTAATATTAACAAAAAGTCTAAACGATATTTTTATTACTAAAGAAATAAGCGTACCTTCTGATTCCCATATTTTTAAAACTGGAATACTATTAGAAAACAGAGGTCCTAAAAAGGTTTTCACGTATATGTTGCAAGCTGGAATAATACCAACAAAACCAACAGCAGTAAAAGGCGAAAGAGAATTTTCTCCTCCTGAAATACTTGTTAAGACAGGTGACAAGATTGAAAAAATAAATCCTGCCAGATTGAAAGAAAATGTTTTTTATGAAAACACCGAATGGTTGGCTTTAAAACAAAGATACCCACTTCTAATGCTCAAAATGGAAAAAGAAACAAAGAGTTTTATTATTAAAGAAGGTGATTATATAAAGTTTGGGTTTCTCTTTGAAGACCTTGAGATAGATTCACTAAACAATAAAAGAGTAGATTTTACTTTTTATGCAGGACCTTCTGATTATTTTGTTGCAAGCAAAGAGATAGAAGATAAACTACTTTTTGGCGGTGGTTTTTTTGTTGTTATGGGGCGAATATTGTTTACCCTCCTTTCTTATATACACAAAGTGATACCCAACTGGGGATGGGCAATTGTTTTCCTTACCTTATTAATAAAAATTGTCTTCTTCCCATTAACAAAAAGTAGTCTTAAATCAATGAAAGCTCTCCAAAAACTTAGACCTTATATGACAGAGGTACAGAAAAAATATAAAGATAATCCACAACAAATGCAAAAAGAGATGATGAACCTGTATAAAGATTACAAGATTAACCCTCTCGGTGGATGTATACCAATGTTACTTCAATTTCCAATTTTTATAGGGTTCTTCCTTGCTTTAAGAAGTTCAATATTTTTTAGAGGCGCTTCTTTTGGGTTATGGATAAAAGACCTATCTGTACCTGATTCATTATTTCAAGTAAGCGGTTTTACTGTAAATGTTTTACCATTAATTATGGCTGCAACTTCACTATGGCAACAGAAACTTACACCGCAGGACCCGTCCCAAAAAACTCTTACTTTTATGATGCCAATAATGTTTTTATTCCTATTCTACAACTTCTCTTCAGGTCTTCTACTATATTGGATAACAATGAATGTAGCCAGTCTTGTAGAACAATATTTTATACATAAGAAATAA
- a CDS encoding zinc-dependent dehydrogenase, with protein MKAAIVKDIEILDIEDRAIPVPGEDEILIKVGACAVCGTDIKVFRHGHKHIVFPRITGHELSGVIEKVGKNVKGYKEGERVAVAPAIPCGICYYCRKGYQPSCDNLKAIGYHYDGGFAEYMVVPADAVRNGCVNRIPDNMSYDEAAIAEPLACIINGQSLSRVEQGDTVLIVGAGPIGCFHADFALNTGAGKVILADISSERLQMAEFTGAVLVDMGKEDIKTVVSDMTNGRMADRVIVAVGLPQPQESALELVAKRGSINYFGGLPKDNPYVKFNSNLLHYGEFFVVGTHGSSPLHNKIAIDLISSGRIDAKKYITHKFNLKDIKTALELAEKKEGLKIIINP; from the coding sequence GTGAAAGCTGCTATTGTTAAGGATATAGAGATATTAGATATTGAAGACAGGGCGATACCAGTTCCAGGGGAAGATGAAATACTTATAAAGGTAGGGGCTTGTGCTGTTTGTGGAACAGATATCAAAGTATTTCGACACGGACATAAACATATTGTTTTCCCTCGTATCACTGGGCATGAATTAAGTGGAGTTATAGAAAAGGTTGGGAAGAATGTTAAAGGTTATAAAGAAGGGGAGAGGGTAGCTGTTGCACCCGCGATACCTTGTGGAATCTGTTATTATTGTAGGAAAGGATACCAACCATCATGTGACAACTTAAAAGCAATAGGTTATCATTACGATGGAGGGTTTGCTGAATATATGGTGGTTCCTGCTGACGCTGTTAGGAACGGATGTGTGAATAGGATTCCTGACAATATGTCTTATGATGAAGCAGCCATAGCGGAACCTCTTGCTTGTATTATTAACGGACAATCTCTTAGCAGAGTGGAGCAAGGTGATACGGTACTTATAGTAGGAGCAGGACCGATTGGATGTTTTCATGCTGATTTTGCTCTTAACACAGGGGCTGGTAAAGTAATACTTGCAGATATTTCTTCTGAAAGGCTTCAAATGGCAGAATTTACAGGTGCAGTACTTGTAGATATGGGTAAAGAAGATATAAAAACAGTTGTTTCAGATATGACCAACGGTAGAATGGCTGACAGAGTTATAGTTGCTGTTGGTCTGCCACAGCCACAAGAATCTGCTCTTGAGTTGGTTGCAAAGAGAGGGTCAATAAATTATTTTGGTGGACTTCCCAAAGATAATCCGTATGTTAAATTTAATAGCAACCTTCTCCATTACGGAGAATTCTTTGTGGTTGGAACCCATGGCTCAAGCCCGTTACATAATAAGATTGCCATAGATTTAATTTCTTCTGGCAGAATAGACGCTAAGAAGTATATAACTCATAAGTTTAATCTTAAAGATATTAAAACAGCCCTCGAGTTGGCTGAGAAAAAAGAAGGGCTTAAGATTATAATTAATCCGTAG
- the rpmH gene encoding 50S ribosomal protein L34, which produces MSITFKPHNRRRKRRIGFRARMKTVGGRKIINARRRKGRKRLAA; this is translated from the coding sequence ATGTCTATTACATTTAAACCACACAACCGTAGAAGGAAAAGAAGAATTGGTTTTAGAGCAAGAATGAAAACAGTTGGTGGTAGAAAAATCATTAACGCAAGAAGAAGAAAAGGAAGAAAGAGGCTTGCAGCTTGA
- a CDS encoding MATE family efflux transporter has translation MKKEVDLTKMDLKSAVFHLALPMMAGGFLINTFAIVDLFFVGKLGYMALAGLSVSVMVLTIITIFTTGITTGTVALISHFIGKKDYDSANQVLWQTIILSLIFWLLLAIVGLFGIEFLLKIFGAKGEVLTTAKPYLRVSFLTSGFLFLHVTLNQSMRGAGDAKTPMYVLIVANIINLILDPLLIFGLWIFPRMEVAGSAITTAASRFIGFSIITIILFRRKEGLRLNLKHFGAKFIYIKRIISVGFFSSMQLLMNNISLLFLTRLVALHGPEALAAYGVGTKIRMLLVVPGFGFANASAILMGQNMGADKKKRAKDSMMFAIKMFEILLFPAVLLIFILAPQIVSLFNNNSVVMSTGATYLRYIMLTFPFLGVSMIMQRGLTGVGDTAFPTVIVGFFSLFLRIPLAYLLSLKTSLGTSGVWLGINAADIFLCFAILAYFNSGRWKRVYSHHRRLLEET, from the coding sequence ATGAAAAAAGAAGTCGATTTAACAAAAATGGACCTCAAATCAGCTGTCTTTCATCTTGCTTTACCTATGATGGCAGGCGGTTTTTTAATAAACACTTTTGCAATAGTAGACCTATTTTTTGTAGGAAAACTTGGGTATATGGCTCTTGCAGGTCTTTCTGTCTCTGTAATGGTTCTTACCATTATAACTATTTTTACAACTGGCATAACAACTGGAACAGTAGCTCTTATATCTCATTTTATTGGGAAAAAAGATTATGATAGCGCTAACCAGGTCTTGTGGCAAACAATAATACTTTCCCTTATATTCTGGCTTCTTTTAGCTATTGTTGGTCTATTTGGTATAGAGTTTCTCTTAAAAATTTTTGGTGCAAAAGGAGAAGTTCTAACAACTGCAAAACCATATCTAAGGGTTAGTTTTCTTACTTCGGGATTCCTATTTTTACACGTTACCCTTAACCAGTCAATGAGAGGTGCAGGAGATGCAAAAACCCCTATGTATGTTTTAATAGTAGCCAATATTATAAATTTAATACTTGACCCTCTCCTTATATTCGGTTTATGGATTTTCCCAAGAATGGAGGTCGCGGGTTCTGCCATAACTACTGCAGCAAGCAGGTTTATAGGATTTTCTATTATTACGATTATTCTATTTAGACGAAAAGAGGGGTTAAGATTAAATCTAAAACATTTTGGTGCAAAATTTATATACATAAAAAGAATCATAAGCGTAGGGTTTTTTTCTTCTATGCAACTTCTTATGAACAACATATCTCTACTTTTTCTAACTCGCCTTGTTGCGCTTCACGGTCCAGAAGCTCTTGCAGCGTATGGGGTTGGAACTAAAATTAGAATGCTCCTTGTAGTACCAGGTTTTGGGTTTGCAAACGCTTCTGCCATACTTATGGGACAAAATATGGGAGCAGATAAAAAGAAACGTGCTAAAGATAGTATGATGTTTGCTATTAAAATGTTTGAAATACTTCTGTTTCCTGCTGTTTTACTAATATTTATTTTAGCACCACAGATTGTTTCTCTATTTAACAACAATAGTGTTGTAATGAGTACGGGTGCTACCTATTTAAGATATATTATGCTTACTTTCCCTTTTCTCGGCGTATCTATGATAATGCAAAGAGGACTTACTGGAGTTGGAGATACAGCTTTCCCAACTGTTATAGTAGGATTCTTTTCTTTGTTTTTAAGGATTCCTCTTGCCTATCTATTATCTTTAAAAACAAGTTTAGGGACAAGCGGAGTCTGGTTAGGAATAAATGCTGCTGATATTTTCCTATGTTTCGCAATTTTAGCTTATTTCAATTCAGGAAGATGGAAAAGGGTCTATTCACACCATAGAAGACTTCTGGAAGAAACTTGA
- the lnt gene encoding apolipoprotein N-acyltransferase — MNKGISFFLRRLFFCSLSGFILSLAFPPFGFSQVAFIGFIPMLASARENRGDNFFFGIFTGLIFYSFSFFWLYKLAGFIYLLLALYLSIYWGIFLYTLYKLPPKGRIFLGAFIWFFLEIIVSNLITGFPWLLLGLSQWQEFFLLKTARLCGIYGISFLVILANLTFVNIFKKKYFYSSVVAILIFVAIFLITPEKFYKAKPVGEINVMVVQPNIISENNVEPEQVLYLLKEMTLSNLEKEGATLVVWPEGSFSDVLEKYPALVNDIKLLCNKYSLYILMGAFSTDDTNIYNSALLFGEDELQVYNKNHLAPYGEFILGGRYSFVRNVFEKVAGYTPYITPGNELKLFSLNGHKIAPLVCFENIFPDMTRELNIKGAQVFLVITNDSWFGKSAGPYQHFAHNVMRATESGKYFIQASLTGVSGVISPEGKIVETIESDGKRIFVPGTLSFKAPLKEGKTFYSRFGEVPLFLVGIFFIGMILCRTTKN, encoded by the coding sequence TTGAATAAAGGTATATCATTTTTTTTAAGAAGGTTGTTTTTCTGTTCTTTAAGTGGTTTTATTCTTTCTCTGGCTTTTCCGCCTTTTGGTTTTAGTCAAGTTGCTTTTATAGGTTTTATTCCTATGTTAGCATCTGCAAGAGAGAATAGAGGCGACAATTTTTTCTTTGGTATTTTTACAGGTCTAATTTTTTATTCATTCTCTTTCTTCTGGCTTTACAAACTTGCAGGTTTTATTTACCTTCTTCTTGCTTTATATCTTTCAATATATTGGGGAATTTTTTTGTATACCCTTTATAAATTACCACCCAAAGGCAGAATCTTTTTAGGTGCGTTTATATGGTTTTTTCTTGAAATCATAGTTTCTAATCTTATTACTGGGTTCCCTTGGCTTTTACTCGGCCTTTCTCAATGGCAAGAGTTCTTTTTACTTAAAACTGCTAGGCTGTGCGGGATATATGGAATATCGTTTTTAGTGATACTTGCTAACCTAACTTTTGTGAATATATTTAAAAAAAAATATTTTTATTCTTCTGTTGTTGCTATATTAATTTTTGTGGCAATTTTTCTTATAACCCCAGAAAAGTTTTATAAAGCAAAACCAGTAGGTGAAATTAATGTTATGGTTGTGCAACCAAATATTATTTCAGAGAATAATGTGGAGCCTGAACAGGTTTTATATTTGTTGAAAGAAATGACTCTTTCGAACCTTGAAAAAGAAGGTGCAACTCTTGTAGTTTGGCCTGAAGGTAGTTTTTCTGATGTTCTTGAAAAATACCCTGCCCTTGTAAACGATATAAAACTTTTATGTAACAAATATTCTTTATATATACTTATGGGTGCTTTTTCTACTGACGATACAAATATCTATAATTCTGCTTTATTATTTGGAGAAGATGAATTACAGGTATATAATAAGAACCATCTGGCGCCTTATGGGGAGTTTATTCTTGGTGGTAGATATTCCTTTGTGAGAAATGTTTTTGAAAAAGTAGCAGGATACACTCCATACATAACACCTGGGAACGAATTGAAACTCTTCTCTTTAAATGGTCACAAGATAGCGCCTCTTGTATGTTTTGAGAATATTTTTCCAGATATGACAAGAGAACTGAATATTAAAGGCGCTCAAGTTTTTTTGGTTATTACAAACGATTCTTGGTTTGGTAAATCGGCAGGACCATACCAACATTTCGCTCATAATGTTATGAGAGCAACTGAGAGCGGAAAGTATTTTATACAGGCATCTTTAACAGGTGTTAGCGGTGTTATATCGCCAGAAGGAAAGATTGTTGAAACAATCGAAAGTGATGGGAAGAGAATTTTTGTACCTGGAACTTTATCTTTTAAGGCACCATTAAAGGAAGGTAAAACCTTCTATTCTCGATTTGGAGAAGTACCTCTTTTTCTTGTTGGAATTTTTTTTATAGGAATGATACTATGCAGAACTACGAAAAATTAG
- a CDS encoding alpha-ketoacid dehydrogenase subunit beta — translation MREITYRQALNEALKEEMERDETIFLLGEDIAIYGGAYGVTADLWKKYGDERVLDTPISENAIVGVGLGAALTGMRPVTEIMYIDFIGLCLEQLNNQVAKIRYMFGGKCKVPFTLRTEGGAGRTLGAHHSQSLESWLIHIPGLKVVMPSTPYDAKGLLKSSIREDNPVVFIEHKMLYNVKGEVPESEYTIPIGSAEVKREGKDVTILTYSRMFYFCQEAATILEKEGIDVEIVDLRTLLPLDIETIVKSVKKTNRVVIVEEDCKTGGTGAEIGMKIVEEAFDWLDAPIVRVAGADVPMPKSPVLEKLAIPDKERICEAVRKILNK, via the coding sequence ATGAGGGAGATTACATATAGACAAGCATTAAACGAAGCCTTGAAAGAGGAAATGGAAAGAGATGAAACTATTTTTCTCCTTGGAGAAGATATTGCTATCTATGGAGGTGCATACGGAGTTACAGCTGACTTATGGAAAAAATATGGAGATGAGAGGGTGCTTGATACTCCTATATCGGAAAATGCGATAGTAGGGGTTGGGTTAGGTGCTGCCCTTACCGGTATGAGGCCTGTTACAGAGATAATGTATATAGATTTTATTGGACTATGTTTGGAGCAGTTAAACAATCAAGTTGCAAAAATAAGGTATATGTTTGGTGGGAAATGTAAGGTGCCTTTTACTTTACGAACTGAAGGTGGAGCAGGACGTACCCTTGGAGCACATCATTCGCAAAGTCTTGAATCGTGGCTTATCCATATACCTGGTCTTAAGGTTGTTATGCCGTCTACTCCTTATGATGCAAAAGGTCTGCTTAAAAGTTCAATAAGAGAAGATAACCCGGTTGTTTTTATAGAACATAAAATGTTGTATAATGTAAAAGGCGAGGTTCCCGAATCTGAGTATACAATTCCTATTGGCTCAGCTGAAGTCAAGAGAGAAGGTAAAGATGTAACTATTTTAACATATTCAAGAATGTTCTATTTCTGTCAAGAAGCGGCAACTATTTTGGAGAAAGAGGGTATAGATGTTGAAATAGTTGATTTGAGAACTCTTTTACCTCTTGATATAGAAACAATAGTTAAATCTGTAAAGAAGACCAACAGGGTAGTTATTGTTGAGGAAGATTGTAAAACTGGCGGTACTGGTGCTGAAATAGGGATGAAGATAGTGGAAGAGGCTTTTGATTGGCTAGATGCTCCCATTGTAAGGGTAGCAGGCGCTGATGTTCCAATGCCTAAAAGTCCAGTTCTTGAAAAGCTCGCTATTCCAGATAAAGAAAGAATATGTGAAGCAGTTAGAAAAATTTTGAATAAGTGA